A section of the Sceloporus undulatus isolate JIND9_A2432 ecotype Alabama chromosome 3, SceUnd_v1.1, whole genome shotgun sequence genome encodes:
- the XXYLT1 gene encoding xyloside xylosyltransferase 1: MQKLFSAGTGAYYSDAIFFLSIAMHRIMPKEISRLIQVDMDVEYRADIQELFKEFDHFPEGAVIGIAQEMQPVYRHLFWQYRKEHPGTLVGDPPPRGLPGFNSGVLLLDLEAMRRSALYNSLLEEEAVHQLADKYHFRGHLGDQDFFTLVGMEHPGLFHILDCTWNRQLCTWWRDHGYAEVFEHYFHCDGHVKIYHGNCNTPIPQE; the protein is encoded by the exons ATGCAGAAGCTCTTCAGCGCTGGCACCGGAGCCTACTACAGCGATGCCATCTTCTTCCTCTCAATCGCCATGCACCGCATCATGCCAAAAG AGATTTCACGGCTCATTCAGGTGGACATGGACGTGGAGTACCGGGCTGACATCCAGGAGCTCTTTAAGGAGTTTGACCACTTCCCGGAAGGAGCCGTCATCGGCATTGCCCAGGAGATGCAGCCGGTCTACCG GCACCTTTTCTGGCAATACCGGAAGGAGCACCCAGGGACCCTGGTGGGGGACCCTCCCCCGCGTGGGCTGCCTGGCTTCAACAGTGGGGTGCTTCTGCTGGACCTGGAGGCCATGCGCCGCTCTGCGCTCTACAACAGCctgctggaggaggaggcagtgcacCAGCTGGCCGACAAGTATCACTTCCGGGGCCATCTGGGCGACCAGGACTTCTTCACCCTGGTTGGCATGGAGCACCCGGGGCTCTTCCACATTCTGGACTGCACCTGGAACCGCCAGCTCTGCACCTGGTGGCGCGACCACGGCTACGCTGAGGTCTTTGAGCACTACTTCCACTGTGACGGCCATGTCAAGATCTACCATGGCAACTGCAACACCCCCATTCCCCAGGAGTAG